In Raphanus sativus cultivar WK10039 chromosome 5, ASM80110v3, whole genome shotgun sequence, the following proteins share a genomic window:
- the LOC108857405 gene encoding 50S ribosomal protein L10, chloroplastic, whose amino-acid sequence MSSLRRALLVAGKTKLNLQNCHFITGINYNGLTVKQLQELRGILRENSNTKLLVAKNTLVFKALEGTKWESLKPCMKGMNAWIFVQTEDIPAALKTFVSFQKEKKLFDNNLGGAVFEEKLYAPQDYKVIETMPSKADVYGMVFGALHWPGLDLVNTLEAPAASETESAAA is encoded by the coding sequence ATGTCCAGCCTCAGAAGAGCCCTCCTGGTCGCAGGCAAGACGAAGCTCAACCTCCAGAACTGCCACTTCATCACCGGGATCAACTACAACGGCCTCACCGTCAAACAACTTCAAGAGCTCCGCGGGATCCTCCGGGAGAACAGCAACACGAAGCTCCTCGTGGCGAAGAACACGCTGGTCTTCAAGGCCCTGGAAGGGACCAAGTGGGAGTCCCTGAAGCCGTGTATGAAAGGCATGAACGCCTGGATCTTCGTCCAGACCGAAGACATCCCCGCGGCGCTGAAGACGTTCGTGAGTTTccagaaggagaagaagctgttCGACAACAACTTGGGCGGGGCCGTGTTCGAGGAGAAGCTGTACGCTCCTCAGGATTATAAGGTTATCGAAACGATGCCGTCTAAGGCTGATGTGTATGGGATGGTGTTTGGTGCTTTGCATTGGCCCGGGTTGGATCTCGTCAATACGTTGGAGGCTCCTGCTGCGTCGGAGACTGAGAGTGCTGCTGCGTAG